A window from Chitinophaga filiformis encodes these proteins:
- a CDS encoding GLPGLI family protein, which translates to MKNFSKTLLSLALVTFSGMTAFAQDKNTGVIDYEINAKMPQRGGNEGDGEEQVITFNQHFYFTGGKGKLETDRPDFGGRGFGGGRPEGSPGGDGNGGGRGGRFGGRMRGNFGGGYVDLSGKKYLQVFSKPDDSTKTYYAEEAYASAKDAKLGDKTKKIAGYNCKKATVTVRNEEYTVWYTQDLPFSYSPVNGLLPDGNGVVLSAESSRRSFTATKVDFKPVTTNVSLPANAEKVTEDQLRDMRREAMQKFRERQNGN; encoded by the coding sequence ATGAAGAACTTTTCAAAAACACTCCTTAGCCTTGCCCTGGTTACCTTCTCGGGTATGACGGCCTTTGCGCAGGATAAGAATACCGGCGTGATCGATTATGAAATAAATGCAAAAATGCCTCAGCGTGGCGGTAATGAAGGTGATGGGGAAGAACAGGTCATTACATTCAATCAACACTTCTACTTCACTGGCGGTAAGGGCAAGCTGGAGACAGACCGCCCTGATTTTGGCGGTCGTGGTTTCGGCGGCGGACGTCCTGAGGGCTCACCTGGTGGTGATGGCAATGGTGGTGGCCGCGGCGGTCGTTTTGGTGGTCGTATGCGTGGTAATTTCGGTGGCGGATATGTAGACCTGAGCGGCAAGAAATACCTGCAGGTATTCTCAAAGCCCGACGATAGCACCAAAACTTACTATGCAGAAGAAGCATACGCTTCTGCAAAAGACGCGAAACTGGGCGACAAGACTAAAAAGATCGCCGGTTACAATTGTAAAAAAGCAACTGTTACCGTACGTAATGAAGAATACACCGTATGGTATACACAGGACCTGCCTTTCAGCTACAGCCCTGTCAATGGCCTCCTGCCTGATGGCAATGGCGTGGTGCTCTCTGCAGAAAGCAGCAGACGTTCCTTTACTGCTACCAAAGTGGACTTCAAACCGGTAACTACCAACGTTTCATTACCGGCAAATGCAGAAAAAGTAACGGAAGATCAGTTGCGCGACATGCGCCGTGAAGCGATGCAAAAATTCCGTGAACGGCAAAACGGGAATTAA
- a CDS encoding TonB-dependent receptor, with product MKRFTLVATLLFLFALSTQAQQGQIKGLLTDSSATHPLPDATVALLNGRDSSLAATTFTDKKGAFSFTGVALGNYRVYITFLGYQPVFKSVTISATQPVLDMGAIHLKGKGLLLNEVEIIQEVPPVVVKLDTLEFNAGSFKTRENAVVEDLLKKLPGVSVDKDGVITAQGETVKRVLVDGKPFFSDDPKLATKNLPADIIDKIQLIDRKSDQAQFTGIDDGNTEKAINITIKKDKKKGFFGRASAGYGDNDRFAVNTSLNSFRDNKQLSFLGSGNNVNNLGYTFNDVFNFNGNTGGGGGGGGGRAGGGGRGAAQSTISSLGGNNTTGITRNWNAGFNYNQDFGSKLKINGSYFINDTRTETNRRSNKQTFLTDTTYYYDQQSGSLTDNKNHRLNMRVEYQIDSMHSLIVTPSFSYSNGSTNTLNQYESRDENKVPTIDGESRNSSHATSPNFSTTALFRKKFNKIGRTLSANFSFGYNTTDRQNFFKTTDIHLATATTDSFSTGYDRMTNADNMGRNMGVRLTYTEPLMKDRFLELSYAWNNNYSDSRNLTYDVNGTSGKYDKLNDSLTNIFENTFTTQQAGIDIRTQKLKYDYTFGLNVQFSSLLNDNVSRKTRIDQHTVNFYPSASFNYNFQRGKRLRFRYNGSTAQPTVTQLQPLPDLTSSLYVQQGNPDLKPSFSHSINMGYNVFNNSTFRGFFTNVNASFTTNKIVNANRVDTSGKQYTKPVNANGAYNLNAFAVNTIPIKKLKTSLNLNTNLNYSRDVSFTGTQTGFTKLLRNYTRNFGITQGFNFNYTHKELFDISAGASVNYSGARYDIQPINNTDYFNYAFSFDYNVNLPHGFIIGSDITYTLNAGRAEGYNVDVTMLNAFISKSVFKDKRGLIKLSGYDLLHQNVSVGRNTGENYIEDVNNMVLQRYFMISFTYFINKFAGSNNNNGERRRMGNPGMRMGNPGFMRGG from the coding sequence ATGAAAAGATTTACCCTTGTTGCCACTTTACTGTTCCTGTTTGCGCTCTCCACACAAGCGCAGCAGGGGCAGATCAAAGGATTACTGACCGACTCTTCTGCAACACATCCTTTACCGGATGCAACCGTAGCCCTGCTGAACGGCAGGGATTCTTCCCTCGCGGCCACCACTTTTACCGATAAAAAAGGGGCATTCTCGTTCACCGGTGTTGCCCTGGGCAACTACAGGGTGTACATCACTTTCCTGGGCTACCAGCCGGTTTTTAAAAGCGTCACGATTTCCGCAACCCAGCCAGTACTGGATATGGGCGCCATACATCTGAAAGGTAAAGGCCTGCTGTTGAACGAGGTGGAAATTATCCAGGAAGTGCCGCCCGTTGTGGTAAAGCTGGATACACTGGAATTCAATGCGGGTTCTTTTAAAACAAGAGAGAACGCAGTAGTGGAAGACCTGCTGAAAAAGCTACCGGGCGTATCAGTAGATAAAGACGGCGTGATCACAGCACAGGGGGAAACCGTGAAAAGGGTATTGGTAGATGGTAAACCTTTTTTCAGCGACGATCCTAAACTGGCCACTAAGAACCTGCCGGCAGATATCATCGACAAGATTCAGCTGATAGACCGTAAGTCTGACCAGGCACAGTTCACCGGCATTGACGACGGCAACACAGAGAAAGCGATCAACATCACGATTAAAAAAGACAAGAAAAAAGGCTTCTTCGGCAGAGCTTCTGCCGGTTATGGCGATAATGACCGCTTTGCAGTCAATACAAGCCTGAACAGTTTTCGCGATAACAAACAGTTGTCCTTCCTGGGAAGTGGCAATAATGTGAATAATCTTGGTTATACCTTCAACGACGTCTTCAACTTCAACGGCAACACCGGGGGAGGAGGAGGCGGTGGTGGTGGCCGCGCCGGCGGAGGCGGACGCGGTGCGGCACAATCCACCATCAGCAGTCTTGGCGGCAACAATACCACGGGTATCACCCGTAACTGGAATGCCGGGTTTAACTACAACCAGGACTTTGGTTCGAAGCTGAAAATAAATGGCAGCTACTTTATCAACGATACACGGACCGAAACAAACAGGCGCAGCAACAAGCAGACCTTTCTGACTGACACCACCTACTATTATGACCAGCAGTCTGGTTCCCTTACCGACAACAAGAATCACCGGCTGAATATGCGGGTTGAATACCAGATAGACTCTATGCATTCATTGATTGTTACCCCCAGTTTCAGTTATTCCAACGGCTCTACCAACACGCTCAATCAATATGAATCACGGGACGAGAATAAGGTGCCAACAATAGACGGAGAATCCAGGAACAGCAGTCATGCTACTTCTCCCAACTTCTCCACTACTGCCCTGTTCAGAAAGAAGTTTAACAAGATCGGCCGCACACTCAGCGCCAATTTCAGCTTTGGTTACAATACGACGGACAGGCAGAACTTCTTTAAAACGACAGACATTCACCTGGCAACAGCTACGACAGATTCCTTCAGCACCGGCTACGACAGGATGACCAATGCGGATAATATGGGCCGCAATATGGGCGTACGACTGACTTATACCGAGCCGCTGATGAAAGACCGTTTCCTCGAGCTGTCTTATGCATGGAATAATAACTATAGCGATTCCAGGAACCTCACTTATGATGTCAATGGCACCAGTGGTAAATACGATAAACTGAATGATAGTCTGACCAACATATTTGAGAACACATTTACCACACAACAGGCAGGCATAGACATCCGTACGCAGAAATTAAAGTATGATTATACGTTTGGATTAAACGTACAGTTCAGCAGCCTGCTGAACGACAACGTCAGCAGAAAAACACGCATTGATCAGCATACTGTCAATTTCTATCCATCAGCGTCATTTAACTATAATTTCCAGAGAGGCAAAAGGCTGCGTTTCCGTTATAATGGCAGCACCGCCCAGCCTACAGTCACGCAGTTGCAGCCATTGCCAGACCTGACCAGTTCATTGTATGTTCAGCAAGGTAATCCTGATCTGAAGCCATCCTTTTCACACAGTATCAACATGGGCTATAACGTATTTAACAACAGCACGTTCCGTGGCTTCTTTACCAACGTGAACGCCAGCTTTACAACTAATAAGATCGTAAATGCCAACCGTGTTGATACATCAGGCAAACAGTATACGAAACCGGTAAACGCCAATGGTGCATACAATCTCAATGCCTTTGCCGTAAATACCATTCCCATCAAAAAGCTGAAGACCTCCCTGAATCTGAACACCAATCTGAACTACAGCCGGGATGTAAGTTTCACAGGCACTCAAACAGGCTTTACAAAGCTGCTGAGAAATTATACCAGGAACTTTGGCATTACACAGGGATTCAACTTTAATTATACACACAAAGAGTTGTTTGATATCTCTGCAGGTGCCAGTGTTAACTATAGTGGTGCACGATATGATATTCAGCCAATAAACAACACAGACTATTTTAATTATGCATTCTCGTTTGATTATAACGTCAACCTGCCACATGGTTTCATAATAGGAAGCGACATTACTTATACCCTGAATGCGGGCAGGGCTGAAGGTTACAACGTTGACGTAACTATGCTGAATGCGTTTATTTCGAAAAGCGTATTCAAGGATAAAAGAGGTTTGATAAAACTGAGCGGCTATGACCTCTTACATCAGAATGTAAGCGTGGGACGTAATACAGGCGAGAACTATATTGAAGACGTGAACAACATGGTATTACAGCGGTATTTCATGATCAGCTTCACTTACTTCATCAACAAATTTGCGGGTAGCAACAACAATAATGGCGAACGCCGCAGAATGGGCAATCCGGGAATGCGGATGGGCAATCCGGGATTTATGAGGGGAGGTTGA
- a CDS encoding hydroxypyruvate isomerase family protein, producing the protein MLNQNSRRDMIKKAAAMAFASTSLASLSTRVMAHEGKMDEKLKGQINHSVCAWCYNDIPLEELCKAANRIGLQSIDLLDPKDFATAKKYDLTCAMVASINKDWNISRGWNREAHHDQLVTYYEHLIDETSKAGFTNLICFSGNRDGLDDQAGIENCAKGLKRIMSYAEKKKVTIVMELLNSKVNHPDYQCDHTNWGVELCKSIGSERFKLLYDIYHMQIMEGDVIQTIRNNHPYFAHYHTGGVPGRNEIDETQELYYPAIMKAIHETGFKGFVAQEFVPKRADKLASLKQGVEICDI; encoded by the coding sequence ATGCTTAACCAAAATTCCCGCCGCGATATGATCAAAAAAGCCGCTGCTATGGCGTTTGCGTCTACTTCTCTGGCCTCTCTTTCCACCCGTGTAATGGCTCACGAGGGGAAAATGGATGAAAAACTGAAAGGCCAGATCAATCACTCCGTATGCGCCTGGTGCTACAACGATATTCCACTGGAAGAACTGTGCAAGGCAGCTAACAGGATCGGCCTCCAGTCTATAGACCTCCTGGATCCGAAAGATTTTGCGACTGCAAAGAAATACGACCTCACCTGCGCCATGGTGGCCTCTATCAATAAAGACTGGAATATTTCCCGCGGCTGGAACAGGGAAGCGCATCATGATCAGCTCGTTACTTACTATGAACACCTGATAGATGAGACATCGAAAGCCGGCTTTACAAACCTGATCTGCTTTTCCGGCAACAGGGACGGGCTTGACGACCAGGCGGGCATTGAGAATTGTGCAAAAGGCCTGAAGCGTATTATGAGCTATGCCGAAAAGAAAAAGGTGACTATAGTAATGGAACTGCTGAATAGTAAAGTGAACCATCCAGATTATCAGTGCGACCACACAAACTGGGGGGTTGAATTGTGTAAATCTATTGGCTCAGAGCGTTTTAAACTTCTTTACGACATTTATCACATGCAGATCATGGAGGGAGACGTGATCCAGACCATTCGTAATAACCACCCATATTTCGCGCACTATCATACCGGTGGTGTTCCGGGCAGGAATGAGATAGATGAGACACAGGAGCTATATTATCCTGCTATCATGAAGGCTATTCATGAAACAGGTTTCAAGGGTTTTGTGGCGCAGGAATTCGTGCCTAAACGCGCTGACAAGCTGGCCTCCCTGAAACAGGGCGTAGAGATCTGCGATATTTAA
- a CDS encoding GNAT family N-acetyltransferase, giving the protein MLELPVNETITLRQLQPGDAPTLFNQLDASRRSLRRFLPWVDYNTNEEHTLRFIEMMLRKAEDQEAIAFGIWYQAQLCGVIDLHCWDHQLDKAEIGYWLGEQFRSKGIAVSACKALVSFAFQTLKLNKIEVRFALQNIESAQIPIRLGFAKEGILRHSAKLHGQYADTVVMGILRQDWKY; this is encoded by the coding sequence ATGCTGGAATTACCTGTTAATGAAACAATTACCCTCAGGCAATTGCAGCCTGGGGATGCGCCAACCCTCTTTAACCAGCTGGATGCTTCACGGAGGAGCCTGCGTCGGTTCCTACCCTGGGTAGACTACAATACCAATGAGGAACATACACTACGTTTTATTGAAATGATGTTGAGGAAGGCGGAAGACCAGGAAGCCATCGCATTTGGCATCTGGTACCAGGCGCAATTGTGTGGAGTAATAGACCTGCATTGCTGGGATCATCAGCTGGACAAAGCAGAGATCGGGTACTGGCTGGGGGAGCAATTCCGCAGTAAGGGCATTGCAGTAAGCGCCTGTAAAGCACTGGTCTCTTTTGCGTTTCAGACACTGAAACTGAATAAGATAGAAGTACGTTTTGCTTTGCAGAATATTGAGAGTGCCCAGATCCCCATCCGCCTGGGCTTTGCCAAAGAGGGTATTCTCCGCCACAGCGCCAAACTCCATGGTCAGTATGCAGACACAGTGGTGATGGGGATCTTAAGGCAGGACTGGAAATATTAA
- the mqnC gene encoding cyclic dehypoxanthinyl futalosine synthase, giving the protein MELKDLYRKALNFEWLTPEEGIYLFERAPLAELMDIANELRKQQVPHGKVTWQIDRNVNTTNVCTANCKFCNFYRVPGHAEAYITTIDEYKKKIEETLKFGGDQLLLQGGHHPELGLKFYVDTFRQLKQLYPNVKLHALGPPEVAHITKLEKSTHIEVLTALKEAGMASLPGAGAEILNDRVRRLISKGKCGAQEWLDVMRAAHKLNIPSSATMMFGHVETLMERFQHFADIRQVQSEKPEGHYGFTAFIPWTFQDVDTLLSRIRGVHNMTTSEEYIRMIAMSRIMLPNIKNIQASWLTVGKQVAQICLHAGANDFGSIMIEENVVSAAGAPHRFTYRSMQEAIREAGFEPQLRTQLYEFRDIPQGIQEQVINY; this is encoded by the coding sequence ATGGAACTGAAAGATCTATACAGGAAAGCATTAAACTTCGAGTGGCTTACACCGGAAGAAGGGATTTATCTATTTGAGAGGGCTCCGCTTGCAGAACTGATGGACATTGCGAATGAGCTGCGTAAGCAACAGGTGCCACATGGAAAGGTGACCTGGCAGATAGATCGTAATGTGAACACCACCAACGTGTGTACGGCTAATTGTAAATTCTGCAATTTCTACCGGGTACCTGGTCACGCAGAAGCCTACATTACCACCATCGACGAATATAAAAAGAAGATAGAAGAAACGCTGAAGTTTGGCGGAGACCAGCTGCTGCTGCAGGGTGGTCACCACCCGGAGCTGGGCTTGAAATTTTATGTAGATACCTTCCGGCAGCTGAAGCAGTTATACCCGAACGTTAAGCTGCATGCACTCGGGCCCCCCGAAGTAGCGCACATCACCAAACTGGAAAAGAGCACCCACATTGAAGTGCTGACTGCTTTGAAAGAAGCAGGTATGGCAAGTCTGCCCGGCGCAGGAGCGGAAATATTGAATGACCGCGTGCGCAGGCTGATCTCCAAAGGAAAATGTGGTGCGCAGGAATGGCTGGATGTGATGAGGGCCGCCCATAAGCTGAATATTCCGTCTTCAGCTACTATGATGTTTGGCCATGTGGAAACATTAATGGAACGTTTCCAGCATTTTGCCGATATCCGGCAGGTACAGAGTGAAAAGCCGGAAGGCCACTACGGTTTCACGGCATTCATTCCATGGACGTTCCAGGATGTAGATACGCTGCTGTCCCGCATCCGTGGCGTACACAATATGACCACGTCAGAAGAGTATATCCGTATGATCGCAATGAGCCGCATCATGCTTCCTAACATCAAGAACATCCAGGCTTCCTGGCTGACAGTAGGCAAGCAGGTTGCCCAGATCTGTCTGCACGCAGGTGCGAACGATTTTGGCTCCATCATGATCGAGGAGAATGTGGTAAGTGCTGCCGGCGCTCCGCACAGGTTTACTTACCGCTCTATGCAGGAGGCCATCCGCGAGGCAGGATTCGAGCCACAACTGCGTACCCAGCTGTACGAGTTCCGCGACATCCCGCAGGGAATACAGGAGCAGGTCATCAATTACTAA
- a CDS encoding aspartyl protease family protein — protein MKHCWLIIIAITCLFHVAAAQTPPTIASPRKPGELITRFPFKQYYGGVVVIRACLAGIPDTLQFILDTGSAGISLDTNTCVQLGIHLTPTDRIVRGVGGSKTVAFAMDRTLQLPGLQVDSLDFHVNDYELISQVYGLQVDGIVGYSLLSKFIVEVDYDTEMISIYEKGPFSYPKGGHLMRPSLTLIPIVNAFLKNGKAQHYNRYYFDTGAGMCLLLSQQFVKDSAILSSRKRQRKVIQTEAQGLGGKMTMDITTIQEFKLGSYAFRNVPVYIFDDVTNVTAYPFLGGMVGNDLLRRFNLILNYGKKEIYMMPNSHYKDPFDYSYTGLIIYLIDGRIEITDIIKGSPAEKAGLQKGDVIIAVNNIFSNNLQQYRDILKNVGTRPSLLIMRNKELMIKKIQIKSIL, from the coding sequence TTGAAGCACTGTTGGCTTATAATAATTGCCATTACTTGTTTATTCCACGTTGCCGCCGCGCAAACGCCACCTACAATTGCCAGCCCCCGGAAGCCAGGGGAATTGATCACCCGTTTCCCCTTCAAACAATACTATGGAGGAGTCGTTGTAATACGCGCCTGCCTGGCGGGCATCCCCGATACCCTGCAGTTCATTCTCGATACCGGCAGCGCCGGTATTTCCCTGGACACGAATACCTGTGTCCAATTGGGCATCCATCTGACGCCGACCGACAGGATCGTTCGCGGGGTAGGAGGGTCCAAAACTGTTGCTTTTGCCATGGACAGGACCTTGCAGTTGCCTGGTTTACAGGTAGATAGTCTTGATTTTCATGTCAATGACTATGAGTTGATCAGCCAGGTGTATGGGTTACAGGTGGATGGCATTGTCGGTTACAGCCTGCTGAGCAAATTCATTGTAGAGGTGGATTATGATACCGAGATGATCTCCATTTACGAAAAAGGGCCTTTTTCCTATCCCAAAGGCGGGCACCTGATGCGCCCTTCACTAACCCTGATCCCTATTGTGAATGCCTTCCTGAAGAATGGCAAAGCGCAGCATTATAACCGTTATTATTTTGATACCGGCGCCGGTATGTGCCTGCTGCTTTCCCAGCAGTTTGTAAAAGACAGCGCAATCCTCTCCTCCCGGAAAAGGCAGCGTAAAGTGATACAGACAGAAGCACAGGGACTTGGCGGAAAAATGACCATGGACATCACCACCATACAGGAGTTTAAACTGGGTAGCTATGCCTTCCGGAACGTGCCTGTCTATATCTTCGATGACGTCACCAACGTCACCGCTTATCCCTTCCTTGGCGGTATGGTGGGCAACGATCTGTTACGCAGGTTCAACCTCATCCTGAATTATGGCAAAAAGGAGATCTACATGATGCCTAATTCTCATTACAAAGATCCCTTTGACTATTCCTATACAGGATTGATTATTTACCTGATAGATGGCAGGATCGAGATCACCGATATCATTAAAGGCTCTCCCGCTGAAAAAGCCGGCCTGCAAAAGGGTGATGTCATTATTGCCGTCAACAATATTTTCTCCAACAATCTTCAACAGTACCGCGACATTCTCAAAAATGTGGGCACGCGTCCCAGCTTATTGATAATGCGCAATAAGGAACTGATGATAAAAAAAATCCAGATCAAAAGCATATTATAA
- a CDS encoding retropepsin-like aspartic protease — MFIVRQYFIAILVCLPAILQAQDAASQKAVATLPFHLYDRYMVISTTLSGTTPSGLPPDSLHFIFDTGAEVTTLKQQTADQLGLEVKDNGGLSGTDAVVVRVPTATLNVLFLDKTRLPFVKVYIEPLDEFQDLSIKIDGIIGVDLLKSFIVKIDYEKQVLQLFRSNKTPANTPGQRLPLSMNFKTPVIEGTINLPDGQSLSSRFHFISGGEYGILFNFPFVEKHRLNTRLPVLSTDIVKDLYKELTYTNTSLPSLDLGTIHLDLVAASYCKDVNDAGSVHEMAGSIGFMVWRQFRSITINYSGRELFLEK; from the coding sequence ATGTTTATCGTGAGACAGTATTTTATTGCCATACTTGTTTGCCTGCCGGCAATTCTTCAGGCGCAGGATGCCGCCAGCCAGAAAGCGGTTGCTACGTTGCCATTCCATCTGTACGACAGGTATATGGTCATCAGTACCACCCTTTCAGGCACTACACCTTCCGGGTTGCCCCCGGACAGCCTTCATTTCATCTTCGACACCGGGGCCGAAGTAACTACGCTGAAACAACAAACTGCCGATCAGCTGGGCTTAGAGGTCAAGGATAACGGAGGACTGAGTGGTACGGACGCCGTGGTGGTAAGGGTGCCAACAGCCACCCTCAATGTATTGTTCCTGGATAAAACCCGCTTACCCTTCGTGAAGGTATACATCGAGCCGCTGGATGAATTCCAGGACCTGAGTATAAAAATAGACGGCATTATCGGGGTGGACCTCCTGAAATCCTTCATTGTGAAGATAGATTACGAAAAACAGGTGTTGCAGCTGTTCCGTTCAAATAAAACGCCGGCCAATACTCCCGGCCAGCGTCTGCCCCTGAGCATGAACTTCAAGACCCCGGTGATAGAGGGCACAATAAACTTACCTGACGGCCAATCACTTAGCAGCCGTTTCCACTTCATTTCCGGAGGGGAATACGGTATTCTGTTCAACTTCCCGTTTGTGGAAAAACACCGGCTCAATACCCGGTTGCCTGTGCTGAGCACGGATATCGTCAAGGATCTTTACAAAGAATTAACTTATACCAATACCAGCCTGCCCAGCCTTGACCTTGGCACCATACACCTGGACCTGGTGGCTGCCAGTTACTGTAAAGATGTGAATGATGCCGGCTCTGTGCATGAAATGGCCGGATCTATCGGGTTCATGGTCTGGAGACAATTCCGTAGTATTACCATCAATTATAGCGGGCGCGAGCTGTTTCTCGAAAAATAA
- a CDS encoding M16 family metallopeptidase, protein MIHYNKFTLANGLRVIVHEDHTTPMAVVNVMYDVGARDEDASKTGFAHLFEHLMFGGSVNIPEYDEPLQMAGGENNAFTTSDLTNYYIQLPAENIETAFWLESDRMLSLAFSEKSLDVQRKVVCEEFKEHYINKPYGDVWHKMRELAYAVHPYKWMTIGKELSHIENARLEDVKEFFFKYYRPANAILVVGGHVTTAQVKALAEKWFGDIPSGQRVQRKLPVEPPQTAAHKLEVKANVPLDALYKCYHMPGRTTKEYYAIDLISDILGGGASSRLNQVLVKEKKLFSNIDCYHFGTLDAGLLTIEGKLVKGVKMKDAEKAVQEEIDKIQQTAIPERELQKVKNRVESMLAFEDMGLLNRANNLAFYELIGDAALMNEEFSHYEAVTSADMHREAQHLFDEKNSNTIYYYAG, encoded by the coding sequence ATGATTCATTACAATAAATTCACCTTAGCCAACGGATTGCGCGTGATTGTGCATGAAGACCATACCACTCCTATGGCAGTGGTAAACGTGATGTACGATGTAGGCGCGCGCGATGAAGATGCCAGCAAGACCGGTTTTGCTCACCTGTTCGAACACCTGATGTTTGGAGGCTCTGTCAATATCCCGGAATATGACGAGCCATTGCAAATGGCCGGCGGCGAAAACAATGCTTTCACCACCAGCGACCTCACCAACTACTATATTCAATTACCTGCTGAAAATATAGAGACTGCCTTCTGGCTGGAAAGTGACCGTATGTTGTCCCTGGCATTCAGCGAAAAGAGCCTGGACGTACAGCGGAAAGTAGTGTGCGAAGAGTTTAAAGAACACTATATCAACAAGCCCTATGGCGATGTATGGCACAAAATGAGAGAACTGGCTTATGCCGTACATCCCTATAAATGGATGACTATCGGCAAGGAACTTTCCCATATTGAGAATGCACGCCTGGAAGATGTGAAGGAGTTCTTTTTCAAATATTACCGTCCTGCCAACGCGATACTGGTAGTAGGGGGCCATGTCACCACTGCACAGGTAAAGGCACTGGCCGAAAAATGGTTTGGCGATATTCCTTCCGGCCAGCGCGTACAACGCAAACTGCCGGTAGAGCCACCACAGACCGCCGCTCACAAACTTGAAGTGAAAGCGAATGTCCCGCTGGATGCATTATACAAATGCTATCATATGCCCGGACGCACAACGAAAGAATATTACGCCATAGACCTGATCTCAGACATCCTGGGGGGTGGCGCTTCTTCCCGTTTGAACCAGGTGCTGGTAAAAGAGAAAAAACTGTTCAGTAATATTGACTGTTATCACTTCGGAACACTGGATGCCGGCCTGCTTACCATTGAAGGTAAGCTCGTCAAAGGCGTGAAAATGAAGGACGCAGAAAAGGCTGTTCAGGAAGAAATAGATAAAATACAGCAAACTGCTATTCCTGAACGGGAATTGCAGAAGGTGAAAAACAGGGTAGAAAGTATGCTGGCCTTTGAAGATATGGGACTGCTTAACCGTGCGAATAACCTGGCATTTTATGAGCTGATCGGAGATGCGGCATTAATGAATGAAGAATTCAGCCACTATGAAGCGGTGACTTCAGCTGATATGCACCGCGAAGCGCAGCATCTTTTTGACGAGAAAAATTCCAATACGATTTACTATTACGCTGGATAA